A genomic window from Sorex araneus isolate mSorAra2 chromosome 2, mSorAra2.pri, whole genome shotgun sequence includes:
- the LOC129402549 gene encoding olfactory receptor 14J1-like, producing the protein MDNFTTSGFLLMGFSATPELEIFYACLFLLLYLLALAGNMLIITTTSLDDSLQSPMYFFLRHLSLLDLCYISLTVPRFIYNSFLQSGNISFWECVLQCFVFTLCAGAEMAMLTLMSYDRYVAICLPLHYDVIMDIRTCVHGVAAVWVSGAISGVMHTAATFSIRFCGPRVIHQFFCDIPQILKLSCSNDYIYEIGVTVILSLVGFLCIVFIGFSYMQIFSSVLRMPSAEGRAKAFSTCLPHLAVVLLYFSTAAFEYLKSHSDSPTVSDILLTIMYTVVPPTFNPMIYSLRNKAVKLAVRKILIQDLFMCKKCVKHF; encoded by the exons ATGGATAATTTCACGACAAGTGGGTTTCTCCTCATGGGATTTTCTGCCACGCCTGAACTAGAAATCTTCTATGCCTGTCTATTCCTCCTTCTCTACTTGTTGGCTTTAGCtggcaacatgctcatcatcaccaccacgtccctggatgacagtctccagtcccccatgtatttcttcctgaggCATCTCTCCTTGCTGGATCTCTGCTACATTTCTTTGACTGTCCCAAGATTCATTTACAACTCTTTCTTGCAGAGTGGGAACATTTCTTTCTGGGAATGCGTTTTACAGTGCTTTGTCTTCACTCTCTGTGCGGGTGCAGAGATGGCCATGCTCACgctgatgtcctatgaccgctatgtggccatctgcctgCCCCTGCACTATGACGTTATCATGGACATCAGAACATGTGTTCATGGGGTCGCTGCCGTCTGGGTCAGTGGCGCCATCTCTGGAGTTATGCATACGGCAGCTACTTTTTCCATCCGTTTCTGTGGTCCCCGAGTCATTCATCAGTTCTTCTGTGATATTCCTCAGATCTTGAAACTCTCCTGTTCTAATGACTATATCTATGAGATcggtgtcactgtcatcctgtcttTGGTGGGATTTCTTTGTATTGTCTTTATCGGATTCTCCTACATGCAGATATTTTCTTCTGTACTGAGGATGCCAtctgctgagggcagagctaagGCCTTTTCCACTTGCCTTCCCCACCTCGCTGTTGTCTTACTATATTTTTCTACTGCTGCTTTTGAGTACTTAAAATCTCATTCAGACTCTCCAACTGTGTCAGACATTCTGCTGACTATTATGTATACAGTAGTTCCGCCTACATTCAATCCAAtgatctacagcctgagaaataAAGCCGTAAAGTTAGCAGTAAGAAAG ATTTTAATACAAGATCTCTTCATGTGTAAGAAATGTGTTAAGCACTTTTAA